One genomic region from Cardinium endosymbiont of Dermatophagoides farinae encodes:
- the traM gene encoding conjugative transposon protein TraM, translating to MDKKQLGFGLAGLLVIAWVILRDVRKTNSWHDFFVAPPPKTCKLLEKAEPLSITKETNQRMKGVGRMQSAQVRCSLFEDMAKNIHQDVSIVEPEPVKEPEKVSVKPKKVVQKVNKVVYPTKQEKNYFPVAFERKGRKRNIKVKNSFAAGYVYGTQELKHGRSIKIRVKEAFTYKGQEIPKGAFLYGIVAFGKERILSKLETAEFGKNVIPVAVGLYDSDYMIGLLVENLHPFIDQAQNKLLSKAASSGSNSWIREISGVVVDGIKSVKNEQKITIENRRKVFLKPIEK from the coding sequence ATGGACAAGAAGCAATTAGGTTTTGGACTCGCTGGATTGTTGGTTATTGCTTGGGTGATATTACGTGATGTTAGAAAAACAAATAGTTGGCATGATTTTTTTGTAGCGCCTCCACCTAAAACTTGTAAGCTACTCGAAAAAGCAGAACCCTTATCGATTACTAAAGAAACCAATCAAAGAATGAAGGGAGTAGGTCGCATGCAATCAGCACAGGTACGTTGCTCTTTGTTTGAAGATATGGCTAAAAATATACATCAAGATGTATCAATAGTTGAACCAGAACCGGTTAAAGAACCTGAAAAAGTTAGTGTTAAACCTAAAAAGGTAGTGCAAAAAGTTAATAAGGTAGTGTATCCTACAAAACAGGAAAAAAACTACTTTCCAGTAGCCTTTGAAAGAAAAGGCAGAAAAAGGAATATTAAGGTAAAAAACAGCTTTGCTGCAGGTTATGTGTATGGGACACAAGAACTCAAACATGGCAGAAGTATTAAAATACGTGTCAAAGAAGCTTTTACTTACAAAGGTCAAGAAATCCCCAAAGGTGCGTTTTTATACGGCATCGTTGCTTTTGGAAAAGAAAGAATTCTGTCTAAGTTAGAAACAGCTGAATTTGGTAAAAATGTGATTCCAGTTGCTGTTGGTTTATATGATTCAGATTATATGATTGGACTATTAGTAGAAAATTTACATCCTTTCATTGATCAAGCGCAAAACAAATTGCTTAGCAAAGCAGCTAGTAGTGGCAGTAATTCTTGGATAAGAGAGATCAGTGGAGTAGTAGTAGATGGTATTAAATCCGTTAAAAATGAGCAAAAAATAACAATAGAAAATAGAAGAAAAGTGTTTCTTAAACCAATAGAAAAATGA
- a CDS encoding Rpn family recombination-promoting nuclease/putative transposase: MTERLKHDGLAKKVLSDPVAAREFLSHYLPESCKSLLDLNTLKIEKESYVEDNLKQKFSDLVFSIKMKNNQKAFIYTLVEAEVSPRYWTAFKLWKYMFLLLERHKVKNKSKLPLIIPLVVYHGNTPFTVPRNLWELFSEPTLAKEFMGGDYQLVDLYAMPDNEIKKKEHLGMLEYFMKYVHSRDILKLWEEFLENFKSCIVLDKEKGYIYIRSFLWYSDSKLPEDQQSVLENIITKHLPSEDKEDIMRTIAQKYRDEGIRIGEENGIRIGEENGIRIGEEKGKLEGKVEIAKSMLNKGYPVEDIIALTGLPVSRIEGLV, encoded by the coding sequence ATGACAGAGAGATTGAAACATGATGGCCTCGCTAAGAAAGTCCTTTCCGATCCAGTAGCTGCCCGTGAGTTTCTTAGCCATTATTTACCAGAATCGTGTAAATCATTGTTAGATCTAAACACTCTTAAAATAGAAAAAGAATCATATGTAGAGGATAATTTAAAGCAAAAATTTAGTGATTTAGTATTCTCTATCAAGATGAAGAATAATCAGAAAGCTTTCATATATACACTTGTTGAGGCCGAGGTTAGCCCTAGATATTGGACAGCATTCAAGTTATGGAAATATATGTTTCTCTTACTTGAAAGGCATAAGGTGAAAAATAAATCAAAACTTCCACTAATAATTCCGCTGGTCGTATACCATGGTAATACACCTTTTACTGTCCCAAGAAATTTATGGGAGTTATTTAGTGAACCTACTCTTGCTAAAGAGTTTATGGGCGGTGATTACCAATTAGTAGACTTGTATGCTATGCCAGATAATGAGATCAAAAAAAAGGAACATCTCGGCATGCTCGAATATTTTATGAAGTATGTTCACTCCCGTGATATACTTAAGTTATGGGAAGAATTTTTAGAAAACTTTAAATCATGTATTGTTCTTGACAAGGAAAAAGGTTATATTTACATAAGAAGCTTTTTATGGTATAGTGATAGTAAATTACCTGAAGATCAGCAATCTGTTCTAGAAAATATTATCACAAAGCATCTACCTAGTGAAGATAAAGAAGATATTATGAGAACTATAGCACAAAAATATAGGGATGAAGGTATCCGAATAGGAGAGGAGAATGGTATCCGAATAGGAGAAGAGAATGGTATCCGAATAGGAGAGGAAAAAGGAAAGCTAGAGGGTAAAGTAGAGATCGCCAAATCCATGCTTAATAAGGGCTACCCTGTAGAGGATATTATTGCTCTTACTGGTTTACCTGTATCTCGTATCGAGGGACTTGTGTAG